One genomic region from Dehalococcoidia bacterium encodes:
- the ruvB gene encoding Holliday junction branch migration DNA helicase RuvB: protein MSDDERLLSGKGQPEDDRSDTTLRPARLSEYIGQEKVKDNLAISIKAALARGEGLDHLLLYGPPGLGKTTLANIIAAEMGVNVRTTSGPAIERPGDIASILTNLQQHDVLFIDEIHRLPRIVEEVLYSAMEDFALDLVLGKGPGARSMRIPLAKFTLAGATTRYDMISPPLRDRFGSVYRLEFYSHAALEQIVKRSARVLNVPTEPDGAAEIARRSRGTPRIANRLLRRVRDHAQVLHDGVISCAVAREALARLEVDELGLDEVDRVILRFIIEKYDGGPVGLNSIAVGTSEDADTIQDVYEPFLVRLGFLRHTPRGRVALPAAYRHLGLTPPPPPAEPNQGRLWADEAERDEPFQP, encoded by the coding sequence ATGAGCGACGACGAGCGCCTGCTTTCGGGCAAGGGGCAGCCGGAGGACGATCGCTCCGATACCACGTTGCGGCCGGCGCGCCTGTCCGAATACATCGGTCAGGAGAAGGTCAAAGACAACCTCGCGATCAGCATCAAGGCGGCGCTGGCCCGCGGCGAGGGCCTCGATCACCTGCTGCTCTACGGCCCTCCCGGCCTGGGCAAGACCACGCTGGCGAACATCATCGCCGCGGAGATGGGCGTGAATGTGCGCACCACTTCCGGCCCGGCGATCGAGCGGCCCGGCGACATCGCCTCGATCCTCACCAACCTGCAACAGCACGACGTGCTGTTCATCGACGAGATTCACCGTCTGCCGCGCATCGTCGAAGAGGTGCTGTACTCGGCGATGGAGGACTTCGCCCTCGATCTGGTGCTCGGCAAGGGTCCCGGCGCCCGCTCGATGCGCATTCCGCTGGCAAAATTCACCCTGGCGGGCGCCACCACGCGCTACGACATGATCAGCCCGCCGCTTCGCGACCGCTTCGGCTCGGTCTACCGGCTGGAGTTCTACTCGCACGCGGCGCTCGAGCAGATCGTGAAGCGCAGCGCCCGCGTGCTCAACGTGCCGACCGAGCCGGACGGCGCGGCCGAGATCGCGCGCCGCTCGCGCGGCACGCCGCGCATCGCCAACCGCCTGCTGCGCCGCGTGCGCGACCATGCACAGGTGCTGCATGACGGCGTGATCAGTTGCGCCGTGGCGCGCGAGGCGCTGGCGCGGCTGGAGGTCGATGAGCTGGGCCTGGACGAAGTCGATCGGGTCATCCTGCGCTTCATCATCGAGAAGTACGACGGCGGGCCGGTCGGCCTCAACTCGATCGCCGTCGGCACGTCTGAAGACGCGGACACGATCCAGGACGTGTACGAGCCGTTTCTGGTGCGCCTCGGCTTCCTTCGCCACACGCCGCGCGGCCGCGTGGCGCTGCCGGCCGCCTATCGACACCTTGGCCTGACGCCGCCACCGCCGCCGGCCGAGCCGAACCAGGGCCGCCTCTGGGCCGACGAGGCCGAGCGCGACGAGCCGTTTCAGCCCTGA
- a CDS encoding ABC transporter ATP-binding protein, with the protein MLAVDWAAVRTEAQAAPAARSLAIDAEGLVKRYGDKLAVDGVSLKVRRGEVFGLLGPNGAGKTTTIEMITGLREPDAGQISVLGIDARRRLDDVKQRIGVQLQTPALFPLLKVYEVLDLFASFFEHADEPDALIAALDLEESRSKLTKELSGGQQQRLSVALALINRPDLVFLDEPTTGLDPQARIALWDVIERQRAAGRTILLTTHYMEEAERLCDRVAIIDHGVIQAVDAPRELIRQNFSETAIIFSLPQLSLEELRALPAVSNAGRDGDEVTLYSHAVAETMAALLAWAGAHGRPLDSLYVRGATLEDVFLKLTGRRLRE; encoded by the coding sequence ATGCTGGCAGTAGACTGGGCTGCGGTGAGGACAGAAGCGCAAGCGGCGCCGGCTGCACGCTCGCTCGCGATCGACGCCGAGGGCCTGGTGAAGCGCTACGGCGACAAGCTCGCCGTGGACGGCGTGAGCTTGAAGGTGCGCCGCGGCGAGGTCTTCGGCCTGCTTGGCCCCAATGGCGCCGGCAAGACCACGACGATCGAGATGATCACCGGCCTGCGCGAGCCGGACGCCGGCCAAATCTCCGTGCTGGGCATCGATGCCCGTCGCCGCCTAGACGACGTGAAGCAGCGCATCGGCGTGCAGTTGCAGACACCGGCGCTCTTCCCGCTGCTCAAGGTCTATGAGGTGCTGGACCTGTTCGCCAGCTTCTTCGAGCACGCGGACGAGCCCGACGCCCTGATCGCTGCGCTTGACCTGGAGGAGAGCCGCAGCAAGCTGACGAAGGAGCTTTCCGGCGGCCAGCAGCAGCGACTCTCGGTCGCCCTGGCCCTGATCAACCGGCCGGACCTCGTCTTCCTCGATGAGCCGACCACGGGCCTCGACCCGCAGGCCCGCATCGCCCTGTGGGACGTGATCGAGCGGCAACGCGCCGCCGGCCGCACGATCCTGCTGACCACGCACTACATGGAAGAGGCCGAGCGGCTCTGCGACCGCGTGGCGATCATCGATCACGGCGTGATCCAGGCGGTTGATGCGCCGCGCGAGCTGATCCGGCAGAACTTCTCCGAGACGGCGATCATCTTTTCTCTGCCGCAGCTCAGCCTCGAAGAGCTGCGCGCCCTGCCGGCCGTCTCCAATGCGGGGCGCGACGGCGATGAGGTCACGCTCTACAGCCATGCCGTGGCGGAAACGATGGCGGCATTGCTGGCCTGGGCAGGCGCGCACGGCCGGCCGCTCGACAGTCTCTACGTGCGCGGCGCCACGCTCGAAGACGTTTTCCTCAAGCTCACCGGCCGCCGGCTGCGGGAGTAA